In the genome of Candidatus Eremiobacterota bacterium, the window CTGCCTGAAAAATATTTTTGGTCGTCAAAATTATTCATGTGCGTAAGTCGTGTTAGTAATTACATCTATCTGAGATAGATCTATCTCTTCAAAAGTCTTCTGTATGGTTTCAATGTTCTTAGCTCTGCAGACCTTAGCATTTTCCTCGGATGGCTCAATTGCAGTTATTTGTTTATAAAGTTTATATTTCATCAACTCTTCACAGAAAGTACCAAAACCTGCACCTACATCAACAAGGCGGTCATATCCTGATGAATACTTCCTGCAGAGCTCTATAACCCTCTTCGCTTTTGGCTTTATGACATATTTTCTTCTTGCCCCTTCTGTTCTTGAAAAAATATTCTTACTCCAGTACCTGACCGTTTTCGAATTGGTATAATACCGGAGAAGCATTTCATAGTC includes:
- a CDS encoding class I SAM-dependent methyltransferase yields the protein MQEQDIRPPEYIKECDRIHDHEVNGLLKNKKRFIEVPCPACESEAYTRAFAKKGFSFAQCNECETLFINPRPDYEMLLRYYTNSKTVRYWSKNIFSRTEGARRKYVIKPKAKRVIELCRKYSSGYDRLVDVGAGFGTFCEELMKYKLYKQITAIEPSEENAKVCRAKNIETIQKTFEEIDLSQIDVITNTTYAHE